One genomic window of Quercus robur chromosome 6, dhQueRobu3.1, whole genome shotgun sequence includes the following:
- the LOC126732584 gene encoding anthocyanidin 3-O-glucosyltransferase 5-like encodes MEISEPHAALLSSPGTGHLIPVLELGNRLVTHHNFAVTIFVVSCHASPAEAQVLQSSMSPKLCNIIDLPPVDISGLVDPNAAVVTQIAVMMREVRPKLRSSISSMKLRPTLLIVDFFGTESLPIADEFDMLKYVYFPSDAWFVALTIYVPFLDKLVEGEYVHQKEPLKIPGCKPIRPEEVVDPMLERTTQQYFEYLRIGTETLMSDGILINTWEDLQSTTLTALRDDKFLGGSVKVPVYPVGPITRAVSGLKSDLFDWLDKQPSESVIYVSFGSGGLLSYEQITEVAWGLELSQQRFVWVVRPPTIEAADAAFFTAGKGGDDPLSYLPDGFLRRTQSLGLMVPFWAPQVDVLNHPSIGGFLSHCGWGSTLESITNGVPMIAWPLYAEQKMNATLLTEEIGVAIRSKVLPSKKVVQREEIEKMARMIIEDNDGKNGIRGRVKELKHSAEKALSKGGSSHNAFSQLEKQCKMSMERQKATAQ; translated from the coding sequence atgGAGATCTCCGAGCCACATGCAGCACTGCTCTCTAGCCCCGGGACAGGCCACCTTATCCCTGTCCTCGAGCTCGGAAACCGCCTTGTCACCCACCACAACTTCGCCGTCACAATCTTTGTTGTGAGTTGCCACGCGTCCCCAGCAGAGGCCCAAGTCCTACAGTCCTCCATGAGCCCCAAACTCTGCAACATCATCGATCTCCCACCGGTTGACATCTCCGGCCTAGTTGATCCCAACGCTGCGGTTGTTACACAGATCGCTGTAATGATGCGTGAGGTTCGGCCAAAACTCAGGTCCTCAATCTCTTCCATGAAGCTTAGACCAACTTTGCTCATCGTGGACTTCTTCGGAACTGAGTCTTTGCCCATAGCTGACGAGTTTGACATGTTAAAGTACGTTTACTTTCCCTCAGATGCATGGTTCGTTGCTTTGACTATATATGTTCCATTCCTAGATAAGTTAGTGGAAGGAGAGTATGTTCACCAAAAAGAGCCACTGAAAATCCCTGGTTGCAAGCCGATTCGGCCTGAAGAAGTGGTTGACCCCATGTTGGAAAGGACTACCCAGCAATATTTTGAGTACCTACGCATAGGGACTGAGACCCTAATGAGTGACGGGATTTTGATTAACACTTGGGAGGATTTGCAGTCCACAACACTCACTGCACTCAGAGATGATAAATTCTTAGGTGGGAGTGTTAAGGTGCCGGTTTATCCTGTTGGTCCTATAACAAGAGCAGTTTCAGGTTTAAAGAGTGATTTGTTTGATTGGTTAGACAAGCAGCCAAGTGAGTCGGTGATTTACGTTTCATTTGGAAGTGGTGGATTACTTTCGTACGAGCAAATAACCGAGGTGGCTTGGGGTTTGGAGCTAAGTCAGCAGAGATTTGTTTGGGTGGTACGCCCACCTACCATTGAAGCTGCAGACGCTGCTTTTTTCACTGCAGGGAAAGGAGGTGATGACCCATTAAGCTACTTGCCCGATGGATTCTTGAGACGAACTCAAAGTTTGGGACTTATGGTCCCTTTTTGGGCTCCGCAAGTTGATGTGCTGAACCATCCTTCCATTGGGGGATTCTTATCACACTGTGGTTGGGGCTCCACTCTAGAGAGCATCACCAATGGAGTGCCAATGATCGCATGGCCTCTTTATGCAGAGCAGAAGATGAACGCTACACTGCTCACAGAGGAGATTGGCGTGGCAATTCGCTCGAAGGTGTTGCCGTCAAAGAAAGTGGTGCAAAGGGAAGAGATAGAGAAGATGGCGAGAATGATTATAGAAGATAATGATGGGAAAAATGGAATCAGAGGTAGGGTCAAGGAGCTAAAACACAGCGCAGAGAAAGCTTTGTCTAAGGGTGGTTCCTCTCATAATGCATTTTCGCAACTGGAAAAACAATGTAAGATGTCCATGGAACGACAGAAGGCGACAGCTCAGTAA